In Paenibacillus sp. FSL R7-0345, a single window of DNA contains:
- a CDS encoding S-layer homology domain-containing protein yields the protein MNRKPASGKKLFSILMTATLVLGMFPGPGQPTASAATADNVYAAAYMGAKNAAGTNLPASVNIGGSSTDVSWKIGEDTFAVPYETVTVSGTTASGPVTASALVIPPADYPLAYFVDSGRGGDSVGNGPTASPLYEAVKALSGGSLINQAPDQRFVSGTTAWGFDDSVQKIKNSKDGGHTDPATDPSVWVVGVRAANDNIVYQLEALEAGTYTLSSGFYDWYGSRSRVIEPRIEYQDTSGGKHTLSLSQFNVNASKINSGEFTVPADADTSVPMTLTYAYISGEKPLLSWFAIAEGGIKSILDDARQNAASMVQVLLNGNDIQADNEHGLTFKGFGVLSANSTSALLMDYKSEQPEKYAEMLQILFGGEHPLMTHVKIEMGNDRNNSTGPDPATMRTADEQVNVKRHPGFQLAADAKAVNPDLKVSILRWSAPAWADNNDKIYTWYKNTILEAYRQYGYMTNYVNPYINEHAPDIEWTKQYAEKVKSDNEGFASAEEQALYNRIQVVISDEVGIGSFGSAMVSDESLRNAVPIAGYHYNTDDDAAGNFKKLAEQYDIEIWNSEAQATFSNSAFRPNNNVKDPTTPGTGIGGVGGPLEMSNTIIKGFVNSRRTHFIYQPAIGSFYEGGQYSFKELVSARDPWSGWIHYDAGLVILQHYSRFAQLGWENEDNTAGIWRAVPKASSTGATGTNPVNGRNGTPSYITLAAPDKTDFSTVIVNDSEYTKTYKLQAVNMAYTGNPSLEVWETRAADAGEAFNSNYMQYLGAVAADGGGVYTVKVKPYSTVTVTTLDTKDKAEYNTPLPVEGERTVLDTDATGAVPDTGDKFLYADDFDYSDRTVIKIGADGKASGTESYIDSRGGSKGAIPRYTHDRNGAFEAYLPDGSDNYVLRQQLDRSIMGLGGTWNGGDPVTAIGDNRWTNYKASIDVSFEHNSTEGSANYAAIGARYQGGGSSHTIGGTPYVLKFWFDGGWQLLVNGGAVASGNAATGTGGVKIEGFNTAYDAWHNLAVQVAGSTITAYLDGVKLAAYTDPAPELSGRVDLASGYYHVRFDNLKVETVDGYAPYYSELLDNLEMYDLAAGANPKLSYSGNWNHANGAGMFIYQRSTSTSQEAGAVLTYTFEGTGLDILGPNDGSAKLEVTVDGKTAVQSAETMASKELYQTYALRGLKYGQHTVQIKVLSGTLLVDAVAVVSGEVQGSPDTAALAAAVSAAKETVKLDEYAEADWQLFTAALDSAEDALADAAAYRLDQEGASQLTARLVSAQNQLTTGDLRELAVLPDTATYAGNLPVLPQQVEATRADGSKLPVTVKWNTAEVSFDTPYDRVAVTGTYGNLKTVVYVEVVPQGLVYFVDPGVAAEGDTPPYTVVKELVGAGLLNEQADQLSTGDTVWGHTNTGANYGMKGLGGAVVTTDKSQTGVYGSNTRNNPLVYLFPLEAGKYTVTSFHRDWWSNANRTMDITVSYNDAEGKPVTETVRTGLVAGPNGVMLNHDFTLPVNGTVKYTINNTYSGNQAALVSYVAIARDKTIVANELAVNEAKSIIEGAAFHVKKEAANSEEAVQAWLQQTISGLNGLSETGVTLGDVTLTAFQEATKDTAGSFSFTVTLSKGEALASGSASGTITLPEPDVIPPVITLNGDRTVNVKLGSEYTDAGATATDEVDGDLTERIVTTVSSEVYGLTEIDTAKADVYTFHYNVSDAAGNKALEVTRTVVVAEDPDTVKPVITLLGEPAVELENGAAYTDAGATAEDDRDGDLTGQIIATITKGGQPVAVLDTTQAGTYLYHYNVSDSAGNAAAEVIRTVTVAEKEQPPVTEPTPTPTPSPTPTSAPTDAPVQTAPPVAATPTPTPAVQTVRTLEQKDIPAAADGAVTVQLAEGTESVVLPAGIQGLTGSNTLRLAWSNAAVEFTPDALKSIVEKAAAGQAQADQVRIRLNGLKTPAAAAEQLINNKAADSSLRLTAAGEVISFSLETVAADGTATKVTAFDVPLRLTFNVDSDANPDLLGVYYIAGDGSIQYVGGTLKNGKMTATVNHFSQYAVLQYDKSFADVGSSMWANSVIKSLAARHIIEGISATEFAPQGQVTRAQFAAMLARALGLEAADGSTPAFQDVKTGVWYADSIAAVNQAGIVLGRTADTFVPDSSITREEMAVMVVRAYEYLQGEKAQAASAGLFSDQPEISGWAQEAVSIAVEAGLLQGRGSRQFAPQALMTRAESAQVIYNLLKQQ from the coding sequence ATGAACAGAAAGCCAGCATCCGGCAAAAAGCTTTTTTCCATCCTGATGACGGCCACGCTCGTGCTCGGAATGTTTCCGGGGCCTGGCCAGCCGACCGCATCTGCTGCAACGGCAGATAACGTCTATGCAGCTGCTTATATGGGGGCAAAGAATGCGGCGGGCACCAATCTGCCAGCCAGCGTTAATATCGGAGGCAGCAGTACGGATGTCAGCTGGAAGATCGGGGAAGACACGTTCGCAGTACCTTACGAAACGGTAACGGTAAGCGGAACAACGGCCAGCGGCCCTGTTACCGCCAGTGCTCTGGTCATTCCTCCCGCGGATTATCCGCTGGCCTATTTTGTGGACAGCGGCAGGGGCGGAGACTCGGTGGGGAACGGGCCCACGGCTTCCCCGCTGTATGAAGCGGTCAAAGCCCTCAGCGGGGGCAGCCTGATCAACCAGGCACCGGATCAGCGCTTTGTCAGCGGCACGACGGCCTGGGGCTTCGACGACTCCGTGCAGAAGATCAAAAATTCCAAGGACGGGGGACACACCGATCCGGCTACAGATCCATCTGTGTGGGTAGTCGGTGTACGTGCTGCTAACGATAATATCGTATACCAGCTTGAAGCGCTTGAAGCCGGAACCTATACGCTGAGCAGCGGCTTCTACGACTGGTACGGCAGCCGTTCGCGGGTCATCGAGCCGCGGATCGAGTACCAGGACACAAGCGGCGGCAAGCACACCTTGTCACTGAGCCAGTTCAATGTCAATGCGTCCAAAATCAACTCAGGCGAGTTTACCGTACCCGCCGATGCAGACACCAGCGTTCCTATGACATTGACGTATGCTTATATCTCCGGTGAAAAGCCGCTCCTCAGCTGGTTCGCCATTGCCGAAGGCGGCATCAAGTCGATCCTTGACGATGCCCGCCAGAATGCGGCCTCCATGGTGCAGGTTCTGCTGAACGGCAACGATATTCAGGCTGACAATGAGCACGGTCTTACGTTTAAGGGCTTCGGCGTACTAAGTGCCAACAGCACCAGTGCGCTACTGATGGATTACAAGTCAGAGCAGCCGGAAAAGTATGCGGAAATGCTGCAAATCCTGTTCGGCGGAGAGCATCCGCTTATGACCCATGTCAAAATTGAAATGGGCAACGACCGTAACAATTCCACCGGACCTGATCCGGCTACGATGCGCACAGCGGATGAGCAGGTTAACGTCAAGCGCCATCCCGGCTTTCAGCTGGCAGCCGATGCGAAGGCCGTTAATCCGGACTTGAAGGTCAGCATCCTGCGCTGGAGCGCTCCGGCCTGGGCGGATAACAACGACAAAATCTATACCTGGTACAAAAACACGATTCTGGAGGCTTACCGCCAGTACGGCTACATGACCAACTACGTTAACCCGTACATTAACGAGCACGCTCCGGATATCGAGTGGACCAAGCAGTATGCGGAAAAGGTAAAGAGCGATAATGAGGGTTTTGCCAGTGCAGAGGAGCAGGCACTGTATAACCGGATTCAGGTGGTTATCTCCGATGAGGTCGGCATAGGCTCCTTCGGCAGTGCCATGGTAAGCGATGAGTCGCTGCGTAATGCTGTGCCGATTGCCGGATACCATTACAACACCGATGATGATGCCGCAGGCAATTTCAAAAAGCTTGCCGAGCAGTATGACATTGAAATCTGGAATAGTGAGGCACAGGCCACTTTCAGTAATTCGGCGTTCCGTCCCAATAATAATGTGAAGGACCCGACAACGCCCGGAACGGGAATCGGCGGAGTAGGCGGTCCGCTGGAAATGAGCAATACGATCATTAAAGGATTTGTGAATTCACGCCGTACCCATTTTATTTACCAGCCGGCAATCGGCTCCTTTTATGAAGGCGGGCAATATTCCTTCAAGGAGCTGGTCAGCGCACGCGACCCTTGGTCAGGCTGGATTCACTATGACGCCGGGCTGGTGATTTTGCAGCACTACAGCCGGTTCGCTCAGCTGGGCTGGGAAAATGAAGACAATACAGCCGGCATCTGGAGAGCCGTTCCCAAGGCCAGCTCCACCGGTGCGACAGGAACCAATCCGGTCAACGGGCGCAACGGGACACCAAGCTATATTACGCTTGCGGCCCCTGACAAAACCGATTTCTCGACCGTCATTGTAAATGACAGCGAGTACACCAAAACCTACAAGCTGCAGGCCGTCAATATGGCTTACACCGGTAATCCTTCCCTGGAGGTATGGGAGACCCGCGCGGCTGATGCCGGAGAAGCGTTCAACAGCAATTACATGCAGTATCTCGGCGCTGTGGCCGCAGACGGCGGCGGTGTGTACACCGTTAAAGTGAAGCCGTATTCAACGGTAACCGTAACCACGCTGGATACTAAGGACAAAGCCGAATATAATACCCCGCTGCCTGTGGAAGGAGAACGGACAGTGCTGGATACGGATGCAACAGGAGCGGTGCCGGATACCGGAGACAAGTTCCTGTATGCCGATGATTTTGATTATTCGGACCGGACAGTCATTAAGATCGGGGCAGACGGAAAAGCATCAGGCACCGAGAGTTATATCGACTCCCGCGGCGGATCAAAAGGCGCCATTCCGCGCTATACCCATGACCGTAACGGAGCATTTGAAGCTTACCTGCCGGACGGATCGGATAATTATGTTCTCCGCCAGCAGCTCGACCGCAGCATTATGGGCCTTGGCGGCACCTGGAACGGCGGCGATCCGGTGACTGCGATCGGTGATAACCGCTGGACGAACTACAAAGCCAGCATAGACGTTTCATTTGAGCATAACAGCACTGAGGGAAGTGCTAATTACGCGGCAATTGGTGCCCGTTATCAGGGGGGCGGCAGCTCGCACACCATTGGCGGTACGCCATATGTGCTGAAATTCTGGTTCGACGGCGGCTGGCAGCTGCTGGTGAACGGCGGGGCTGTGGCCAGCGGAAATGCGGCGACAGGGACCGGCGGCGTGAAAATCGAAGGCTTCAATACAGCGTATGACGCCTGGCATAACCTTGCTGTCCAGGTTGCCGGCAGCACCATTACCGCCTATCTGGACGGGGTGAAGCTGGCTGCTTATACCGATCCGGCTCCGGAACTGTCCGGCCGTGTTGACTTGGCCAGCGGATATTATCATGTCCGGTTCGACAATCTGAAGGTGGAGACAGTGGATGGTTATGCACCGTACTATTCCGAGCTGCTGGACAATCTGGAAATGTACGATTTGGCTGCGGGTGCGAATCCTAAGCTGTCCTACAGCGGAAACTGGAATCATGCCAACGGCGCCGGCATGTTCATCTATCAGCGTTCCACATCCACCAGCCAGGAGGCAGGAGCGGTGCTTACGTATACGTTTGAAGGCACCGGGCTGGATATTCTGGGGCCAAATGACGGATCAGCGAAGCTCGAAGTGACAGTGGACGGGAAGACTGCTGTGCAGTCAGCGGAAACGATGGCCTCGAAGGAGCTTTATCAGACCTATGCGCTGCGCGGGCTGAAATACGGCCAGCATACGGTACAGATTAAGGTGCTCAGCGGCACACTGCTTGTGGATGCCGTAGCAGTTGTCTCCGGGGAAGTACAGGGCTCGCCGGATACGGCAGCGCTTGCCGCAGCGGTGAGTGCAGCGAAGGAAACGGTGAAGCTGGACGAATATGCCGAGGCAGACTGGCAGCTGTTCACAGCTGCGCTGGACAGTGCCGAGGATGCACTGGCTGATGCGGCAGCTTACCGGCTGGACCAGGAAGGTGCCTCACAGCTGACTGCGCGTCTGGTCTCGGCGCAGAATCAGCTGACCACGGGCGATCTGCGGGAGCTGGCTGTTCTGCCGGATACCGCGACCTATGCCGGCAATCTGCCTGTTCTTCCGCAGCAGGTGGAAGCGACACGGGCGGACGGCAGCAAGCTGCCTGTAACCGTGAAGTGGAACACGGCTGAAGTCAGCTTTGATACGCCATATGACAGAGTGGCGGTTACCGGTACGTACGGCAACCTCAAAACGGTTGTTTATGTAGAGGTTGTGCCACAGGGTCTGGTTTATTTCGTGGATCCGGGCGTAGCTGCGGAAGGGGATACTCCGCCTTATACCGTTGTTAAGGAGTTGGTTGGTGCAGGTCTGCTGAATGAGCAGGCGGATCAGCTCTCAACCGGAGATACCGTTTGGGGGCATACCAACACCGGAGCAAATTACGGGATGAAAGGGCTCGGAGGTGCGGTGGTTACCACGGATAAATCGCAGACCGGGGTCTACGGCTCCAATACCAGAAACAATCCGCTGGTGTACCTGTTCCCGCTGGAGGCCGGTAAGTATACCGTTACTTCCTTCCATAGGGACTGGTGGAGTAACGCCAACCGCACGATGGATATTACCGTCAGCTATAACGATGCTGAAGGCAAACCGGTTACAGAAACGGTTCGCACCGGACTGGTTGCGGGACCGAACGGTGTTATGCTGAACCATGATTTCACCCTGCCGGTAAACGGAACGGTGAAGTATACAATTAACAACACATATTCAGGCAATCAGGCTGCGCTGGTCAGCTATGTGGCTATCGCCAGAGATAAGACCATTGTTGCCAATGAGCTGGCCGTGAACGAGGCCAAGAGCATTATTGAGGGAGCGGCTTTTCATGTGAAAAAGGAAGCTGCCAACAGTGAAGAAGCTGTGCAGGCCTGGCTGCAGCAGACGATCTCCGGGCTGAACGGCCTGAGTGAAACAGGCGTGACACTGGGAGACGTGACCCTTACTGCTTTCCAGGAAGCGACTAAGGACACCGCGGGAAGCTTCAGTTTTACTGTAACGCTAAGCAAAGGTGAAGCCCTGGCTTCGGGTTCGGCCAGCGGTACGATTACCTTGCCGGAGCCGGATGTAATACCACCGGTTATTACACTTAACGGTGATCGGACAGTCAATGTTAAGCTTGGCTCGGAATATACAGATGCCGGGGCAACAGCTACCGACGAGGTAGACGGTGATCTGACAGAGCGGATCGTCACCACGGTCAGCAGCGAGGTATATGGGCTGACAGAGATCGATACGGCTAAAGCGGATGTCTACACCTTCCACTACAACGTCAGTGATGCCGCAGGCAACAAGGCGCTGGAAGTAACGAGAACAGTGGTTGTAGCCGAAGACCCGGATACGGTCAAACCGGTTATTACCCTGCTTGGTGAGCCAGCTGTAGAGCTGGAGAACGGTGCAGCGTATACCGATGCCGGTGCGACGGCAGAGGATGACCGGGATGGGGATCTTACCGGTCAGATTATAGCGACCATTACGAAGGGCGGCCAGCCGGTAGCTGTGCTGGATACCACGCAAGCCGGCACTTATCTCTATCATTATAATGTGAGTGATTCGGCCGGTAATGCGGCAGCTGAGGTTATCAGAACCGTAACGGTTGCTGAGAAAGAGCAGCCGCCGGTAACGGAACCGACACCAACTCCGACGCCTTCGCCGACACCTACCTCTGCACCGACGGATGCGCCTGTGCAGACTGCACCACCGGTGGCGGCTACGCCAACACCAACTCCAGCAGTGCAGACTGTGCGGACCCTGGAGCAGAAGGATATTCCTGCTGCTGCAGACGGAGCCGTTACGGTTCAGCTGGCTGAAGGTACAGAATCCGTCGTGCTTCCGGCAGGCATTCAGGGCTTGACCGGCAGCAATACCTTGCGTCTGGCCTGGAGCAATGCTGCTGTGGAATTCACTCCTGATGCGCTGAAGAGCATTGTTGAGAAGGCTGCAGCAGGGCAGGCACAGGCCGATCAGGTTCGTATCAGGCTGAATGGTCTGAAGACACCGGCGGCGGCTGCGGAGCAGCTGATCAACAATAAGGCTGCGGACAGCTCACTCCGCTTGACTGCAGCAGGGGAGGTAATCAGCTTCAGCCTGGAGACTGTTGCTGCAGACGGTACTGCTACAAAGGTAACAGCGTTTGATGTGCCGCTGCGTCTGACCTTCAATGTTGACTCGGATGCGAACCCTGATCTGCTTGGCGTATATTATATCGCCGGGGATGGAAGCATCCAGTATGTTGGCGGCACGCTGAAGAACGGCAAAATGACAGCGACAGTGAATCATTTCAGCCAATATGCGGTGCTGCAATATGACAAGAGCTTCGCCGATGTGGGCAGCAGCATGTGGGCTAACAGCGTAATCAAGTCGCTGGCGGCCAGACATATTATTGAAGGCATTTCCGCGACGGAGTTTGCACCGCAGGGGCAAGTGACAAGAGCGCAGTTCGCGGCGATGCTCGCCCGGGCGCTCGGCCTGGAGGCTGCGGATGGAAGCACTCCGGCATTCCAGGATGTTAAGACTGGTGTCTGGTATGCTGACAGCATTGCTGCCGTTAATCAGGCGGGTATTGTACTGGGACGAACAGCAGATACCTTCGTTCCGGACAGCAGCATTACCCGGGAGGAAATGGCTGTGATGGTTGTGCGGGCTTACGAGTATCTGCAGGGAGAGAAGGCACAGGCAGCTTCTGCCGGATTGTTCAGTGATCAGCCGGAAATCAGCGGCTGGGCACAGGAGGCCGTAAGCATCGCTGTAGAGGCAGGACTTCTGCAGGGACGCGGCAGCCGGCAGTTTGCTCCGCAGGCACTGATGACCCGCGCCGAAAGTGCGCAGGTGATTTACAACCTGCTGAAGCAGCAGTAG